A genomic stretch from Roseiconus lacunae includes:
- a CDS encoding cytochrome C oxidase subunit IV family protein, translating to MSAHEGSREGYDFAHPLPLPLLFGVFVALTVLTVITVFQANFDLGSYDIIVVMIIASIKALLVGAFFMHLAFDKPMNVIWFTGSFVFVALFIIFTLFDNRASHKDDIPVLNDTVAAASAEG from the coding sequence ATGTCAGCACACGAAGGCTCACGCGAAGGATACGATTTCGCGCACCCGTTGCCATTGCCGCTGTTGTTCGGTGTCTTTGTCGCCCTGACTGTGCTGACGGTGATCACCGTGTTCCAAGCGAATTTTGACCTGGGCAGCTATGACATCATCGTCGTGATGATCATTGCCTCGATCAAAGCGTTGCTGGTCGGCGCGTTCTTCATGCACTTGGCATTCGATAAGCCAATGAATGTGATCTGGTTCACCGGATCATTTGTGTTCGTCGCCTTGTTCATCATCTTCACGCTGTTCGACAACCGAGCATCCCATAAAGACGACATCCCGGTTCTTAACGATACCGTAGCAGCCGCGTCCGCCGAGGGTTAG
- a CDS encoding quinol:electron acceptor oxidoreductase subunit ActD produces MSDTKSEKIVHGMMAEFTTVDSLLSACRRIRDAGYTKTDAFTPFPVHGIDKALGIKPTVLPWICFFAGITGTCIALTMEIWMNGIDYRYIISGKPFISLPAFIPVAFELTILLASFGAFFGMWALNGLPRFSNPVFTDPRFDRATDDRFFLYIDAKDDRYDAAGVRSLLTDTGSDYINEVVEDDSPKAVPRPIYMIWGAAVAASIIPLLCVLLMRVTNSSQPRFHIFPDMDFSPAKDAQQTTSLFGDNRAMRPDVPGTVARGQLIGSLDVMTGIDVDSLQAMNAPRAERLVAAFMQDDQAAVAEEVTEVATEEEEQAEASVMQTTPWVKDNPLTVDQALLSRGQLQFGVYCSVCHGMDGRGNGLVNQRAQERGFDTWVPPSNMHEDTLYSDKYPDGKLFSTISNGIRKMPGYAGQITVQDRWAIVAYVRALQLSQNASLDSVPASRKDEVSQAVESAKKELQRQAEEAAQAAAAREEK; encoded by the coding sequence ATGTCGGATACCAAATCTGAAAAAATCGTTCACGGAATGATGGCCGAGTTTACGACGGTCGATTCGTTGCTGAGCGCCTGCCGCCGCATCCGTGACGCAGGTTACACCAAGACAGACGCCTTCACGCCGTTTCCGGTACACGGGATCGACAAGGCACTGGGTATTAAACCAACCGTCCTGCCCTGGATCTGTTTCTTCGCGGGCATAACCGGAACCTGCATTGCCTTGACGATGGAGATTTGGATGAACGGTATCGACTACCGTTACATCATCTCCGGCAAGCCGTTTATCTCGCTTCCGGCGTTCATCCCTGTCGCCTTCGAACTGACGATCTTGCTGGCATCGTTCGGTGCCTTCTTTGGGATGTGGGCGCTCAACGGGCTGCCGCGATTCAGCAACCCCGTCTTCACCGATCCGCGATTTGATCGCGCAACCGACGACCGTTTTTTCCTGTATATCGACGCCAAGGACGACCGCTACGATGCCGCCGGTGTACGTTCACTGCTGACCGATACCGGCAGTGATTACATCAACGAAGTCGTCGAAGATGATTCTCCAAAGGCGGTGCCTCGGCCGATCTACATGATCTGGGGTGCGGCCGTCGCCGCGTCGATCATTCCGCTTCTGTGCGTCCTGTTGATGCGGGTGACCAACAGCAGCCAACCCCGATTTCACATCTTCCCGGACATGGACTTTTCGCCGGCGAAGGATGCCCAGCAAACGACCAGTTTGTTCGGTGATAATCGGGCGATGCGTCCAGACGTCCCCGGCACCGTCGCCCGCGGTCAGCTGATCGGATCGCTGGACGTGATGACCGGAATCGACGTCGATTCGCTGCAAGCGATGAACGCACCACGAGCCGAACGATTGGTTGCCGCGTTCATGCAAGACGACCAAGCCGCCGTCGCCGAAGAAGTTACCGAAGTGGCAACCGAAGAAGAAGAACAGGCCGAAGCAAGCGTAATGCAGACCACACCGTGGGTCAAAGACAACCCGCTGACGGTCGACCAAGCGTTGCTCTCCCGCGGTCAGCTACAGTTCGGTGTGTACTGCAGCGTTTGCCACGGGATGGATGGCCGGGGTAACGGTTTGGTGAATCAACGGGCCCAAGAACGCGGCTTTGACACCTGGGTCCCCCCGTCCAATATGCACGAAGACACGCTCTACAGTGACAAGTACCCCGACGGCAAATTGTTCTCGACCATCAGCAACGGGATCCGCAAGATGCCGGGCTACGCCGGGCAGATCACCGTTCAAGACCGATGGGCCATCGTGGCCTACGTCCGGGCATTGCAACTGAGCCAAAACGCGTCGCTCGATTCGGTTCCCGCGTCTCGCAAAGACGAAGTCAGCCAAGCGGTCGAATCGGCGAAGAAAGAATTGCAACGACAGGCCGAAGAAGCCGCGCAGGCCGCGGCCGCTCGAGAAGAAAAGTAA
- a CDS encoding cytochrome c oxidase subunit I gives MSVGSVPAGYEVKDPGYPTPEENYLTNSRGLLTWAFTLDHKRIGVMYLVGVSVSFLVAGLLALGIRLHLFAPEGWLFNNSFFKWLAPDKAPNDIYNQVFTLHGAIMVFLFIIPSIPAALGNFLVPVMLGAKDVAFPRLNLSSFYLWVAGAVFFVMALLASGLDTGWTFYTPYSTTTDTSVIMATTGAFILGFSSIFTGLNFIVTINTMRPPGMTWFRMPLFLWATYSTSIIQVLATPVLGITLLLLIAERTMHIGIFDPEYNGDPVTYQHFFWFYSHPAVYIMILPAFGVISELISVHSHKRIFGYRFIAYSSIAIALLGFLVWGHHMFTAGMGPMTTIIFSALTFTVSVPSAIKVFNWLATMYKGAISLTTPMCYAIAFIFLFTIGGLTGLHLGTLATDMHLHDTYFVVAHFHYVMVGGTLVAFLGAVFHWWPKMFGRMYNELWGQISAVIVFLGFNLTFLPQFVLGSRGMPRRYATYDPEFAGLHAMSTWGALLLGVGLFVALIVLLVSLFKGKKAPANPWGAATLEWACTSPPPFYNFERAPVVGDPYEFGDIQWDGASDRYVKVEPKRETIPTEKPSESPAHAGE, from the coding sequence ATGTCTGTTGGATCAGTCCCAGCCGGATACGAAGTGAAGGATCCGGGTTACCCGACTCCCGAAGAGAACTACCTGACCAACTCGCGCGGCTTGTTGACCTGGGCGTTCACCCTGGACCACAAGCGGATCGGGGTGATGTACCTCGTCGGGGTCTCGGTGTCATTCTTGGTCGCCGGCCTGCTGGCGCTAGGGATTCGACTGCACCTTTTTGCGCCCGAAGGCTGGTTGTTCAACAACAGCTTTTTCAAGTGGCTTGCCCCAGACAAGGCTCCCAACGACATCTACAACCAGGTGTTCACCCTTCACGGGGCCATCATGGTGTTCCTGTTCATCATCCCGAGTATTCCGGCGGCACTGGGGAACTTCCTTGTTCCGGTGATGCTAGGTGCGAAGGACGTCGCTTTTCCAAGACTGAACCTCAGCAGTTTCTATCTCTGGGTAGCGGGTGCGGTTTTCTTCGTCATGGCGTTGCTTGCCAGCGGATTAGATACAGGCTGGACGTTCTACACGCCGTACAGTACGACGACCGACACCTCGGTGATCATGGCGACGACCGGGGCGTTTATCCTCGGCTTTAGTTCGATTTTTACCGGACTTAATTTCATTGTCACGATCAACACCATGCGTCCTCCGGGGATGACGTGGTTCCGTATGCCGCTTTTCCTGTGGGCGACATACTCGACCAGTATCATCCAGGTACTCGCCACGCCGGTCCTTGGGATCACGTTGTTGCTGCTGATCGCCGAGCGAACCATGCACATCGGGATTTTTGATCCCGAATACAACGGCGACCCCGTCACCTACCAACACTTCTTTTGGTTCTACAGCCACCCGGCTGTTTACATCATGATTCTGCCTGCGTTTGGCGTGATCAGTGAATTGATCAGCGTCCACTCGCACAAGCGAATCTTCGGTTATCGCTTCATCGCTTACTCGTCGATCGCGATCGCATTGCTGGGCTTCCTGGTTTGGGGGCACCATATGTTTACCGCCGGGATGGGTCCGATGACGACCATTATCTTTAGTGCCTTGACGTTTACCGTTTCGGTGCCTTCGGCGATCAAAGTGTTCAACTGGCTTGCGACGATGTACAAGGGGGCAATCAGCCTGACGACCCCGATGTGCTACGCGATCGCGTTTATCTTCTTGTTCACGATCGGTGGTTTAACCGGGTTGCACCTGGGAACGCTCGCGACCGACATGCACTTGCACGACACCTATTTCGTCGTTGCCCACTTCCACTACGTGATGGTCGGCGGAACGTTGGTCGCATTTCTAGGAGCCGTCTTCCACTGGTGGCCAAAGATGTTTGGCCGGATGTACAACGAACTGTGGGGACAGATTTCTGCGGTGATCGTTTTCCTAGGGTTCAACCTGACATTCCTGCCACAGTTTGTTCTTGGTAGCCGTGGGATGCCGCGACGATACGCGACCTATGACCCAGAATTTGCCGGCCTGCACGCGATGAGCACCTGGGGAGCGTTGCTATTGGGCGTCGGGTTGTTCGTCGCCCTGATCGTTCTGTTGGTATCGCTGTTCAAAGGCAAGAAAGCACCCGCCAACCCATGGGGAGCGGCAACGCTTGAGTGGGCCTGCACCTCACCACCGCCGTTCTACAACTTTGAACGAGCCCCAGTCGTAGGCGATCCCTACGAGTTCGGCGATATTCAGTGGGACGGAGCTTCGGATCGTTACGTCAAGGTCGAACCGAAGCGAGAGACCATTCCGACAGAAAAACCCTCGGAAAGTCCAGCACACGCCGGGGAGTGA
- a CDS encoding SCO family protein has protein sequence MKTKASQPNYRRHALRPMRVAGFNTIAILAIVLHLCAGTTGLTPSASAQGAFGDSSDVNLNDGLPREAEGITVDQNLGQQVPLSLPLIDSNGKSLKVGDVIDGTVPTIVTMNYSNCPMLCSVQLNQLTASLNQLKLKLGEDFRILTVSIDPTESTERAAETKAKYVDEILNQPLANRGWTFATAKQPVITKLADVLGFRYRYDESIQQYNHPAMLAFVSPEGVITRYSLALNFPADQLRLALVEAGEGTVGNAVDQFIMWCYSYDPDSNSYTPQAWRIMRLCGAGFIGVMLAALVPYWVGRKGGPQSDAAGATDSDAEGGPSVVPHSNEQ, from the coding sequence ATGAAAACGAAAGCGAGTCAACCTAATTATCGACGGCATGCATTGAGACCAATGCGCGTCGCTGGTTTCAACACAATCGCCATCCTGGCGATCGTGCTGCACTTGTGCGCCGGTACGACAGGCTTGACACCGTCGGCGTCGGCACAGGGAGCATTTGGCGATAGCAGCGACGTGAATCTGAACGACGGACTGCCCCGCGAAGCCGAAGGCATCACCGTCGATCAAAATTTGGGACAACAGGTCCCGCTGTCACTTCCATTGATCGATTCGAACGGAAAATCGCTCAAAGTCGGCGATGTCATTGACGGTACGGTCCCAACGATCGTCACCATGAACTACAGCAACTGCCCAATGTTATGCAGTGTGCAACTGAACCAACTAACGGCGTCACTCAATCAGCTGAAACTGAAACTCGGCGAAGACTTTCGAATTTTGACGGTCAGCATCGATCCGACCGAATCGACGGAGCGAGCCGCAGAGACAAAGGCAAAATACGTCGATGAAATTTTGAATCAACCATTGGCGAACCGCGGCTGGACGTTTGCGACCGCAAAGCAACCGGTGATCACCAAACTCGCCGACGTGTTGGGGTTTCGGTACCGATACGACGAATCGATTCAACAATACAACCACCCGGCGATGCTGGCATTCGTTTCGCCCGAGGGCGTGATTACCCGTTACTCACTTGCATTGAACTTCCCGGCCGATCAATTGCGTCTGGCACTTGTCGAGGCGGGCGAGGGAACGGTCGGGAACGCCGTCGATCAATTCATCATGTGGTGCTACAGCTATGACCCAGACTCAAATTCGTACACGCCGCAAGCATGGCGCATCATGCGATTGTGCGGTGCGGGTTTTATCGGTGTCATGCTTGCCGCGTTGGTGCCCTACTGGGTCGGCCGCAAGGGCGGACCGCAATCGGACGCCGCGGGGGCCACTGATTCAGATGCCGAAGGCGGCCCGTCTGTAGTCCCCCATTCGAACGAACAATAA
- the mtaB gene encoding tRNA (N(6)-L-threonylcarbamoyladenosine(37)-C(2))-methylthiotransferase MtaB yields the protein MTAKLRVTTLGCKVNQYETELVRQGLQKVGFSDCDEGDQADVCIVNTCTVTNQGDAKSRQVIRRMSRDNPNARIVVMGCYATRAPDEVAALPGVVDVVTDKRELPDLMTRFGVVDVPTGLDGFSGRHRAYVKVQDGCLLRCSYCIIPHVRPALTSRPLDHIVDEVRRLTEAGHREVVLTGIHLGHYGVDWNRNKPREDWTRLADLVQQLCELPGDFRIRLSSIEATEVTRSLIAVMNEYADRVVPHLHLCLQAGSDSVLRRMRRRWGTKMFLDRCRLLRESLVKPAITTDIIAGFPGETDEEFEQTIQTCRNAGFSKIHAFPFSARRGTPAAEMPNQVHGDVKQDRIRRLGELEAELRREYYGSLVGEPVQLLVESTKRMVSLQSSPNQTVVRGTTCRYAAAEFVTDAIGTEPGQLIHANVLRAEDDRLHVRPIC from the coding sequence ATGACCGCAAAACTGCGAGTGACCACGCTCGGTTGCAAAGTCAACCAATACGAAACTGAACTCGTTCGACAAGGGCTTCAAAAAGTCGGCTTTTCCGATTGCGATGAGGGTGACCAAGCCGACGTGTGCATCGTCAATACCTGCACGGTGACCAATCAGGGCGACGCGAAAAGCCGGCAAGTCATTCGTCGAATGTCACGCGACAATCCCAATGCCCGCATCGTCGTGATGGGATGCTACGCGACGCGCGCACCCGACGAAGTCGCGGCGCTGCCCGGCGTTGTCGATGTGGTCACCGACAAACGCGAATTGCCTGATCTGATGACACGCTTTGGCGTCGTCGATGTCCCCACGGGACTGGATGGATTCTCGGGGCGGCATCGGGCCTATGTCAAAGTCCAAGACGGTTGTTTGCTGCGTTGCAGCTATTGCATCATCCCACACGTCCGGCCAGCGCTCACATCACGCCCCTTGGACCATATCGTCGATGAGGTTCGACGACTAACCGAAGCCGGACACCGCGAAGTCGTGCTCACCGGAATTCATCTCGGCCACTACGGCGTCGATTGGAATCGAAACAAGCCACGAGAAGATTGGACACGGTTGGCTGATCTTGTTCAGCAACTTTGCGAATTGCCCGGTGACTTCCGGATTCGGCTTTCCAGTATCGAGGCGACCGAAGTGACACGCAGCTTGATCGCCGTGATGAACGAATATGCTGACCGCGTCGTTCCGCACCTGCATCTCTGTTTGCAGGCCGGAAGTGATTCAGTCTTGAGGCGGATGCGGCGTCGCTGGGGAACCAAAATGTTTCTCGATCGCTGCCGGCTGTTACGTGAATCGCTCGTCAAGCCCGCGATCACGACGGACATCATCGCAGGTTTTCCCGGTGAAACCGACGAAGAGTTCGAGCAAACGATCCAGACCTGCCGAAACGCTGGCTTTTCGAAAATCCACGCGTTTCCGTTCAGCGCCCGGCGTGGAACACCCGCCGCCGAAATGCCCAACCAAGTTCACGGTGACGTCAAGCAAGATCGTATCCGTCGGCTCGGTGAACTCGAAGCGGAGCTGCGACGCGAATATTATGGCAGCCTGGTCGGCGAGCCGGTGCAGTTGTTGGTTGAGTCAACAAAGCGGATGGTGTCGCTGCAATCCTCGCCGAACCAAACGGTTGTGCGGGGGACAACGTGCCGCTATGCCGCCGCCGAGTTTGTCACCGATGCGATCGGAACTGAACCAGGACAGTTGATTCACGCCAACGTCCTGCGTGCCGAAGACGATCGATTGCACGTTCGACCGATCTGCTAA
- a CDS encoding cytochrome c oxidase subunit II: MLNMIPAAIMPLADYTDSKLSFFPESASTFSSDSDWIFYFISIVALIFFIAIVIALFGFTVKYKKAKGMAAESQTDHNTTIELVWSIGPSFLLIVMFYFGAQGYLAHRTIPEGSYELGVDAYKWGWGINYGKFVIHPELHVVAGEPTKLTMTSSDVIHSLYIPAFRVKKDIVPGRYNYMWFKATKPSEKVVTDEELEQLAAKDAETNASWNYDERQFTPDGYTFYDLYCTEYCGTNHSEMQTVVVVHETRADLDAWIKKYSKRASTESPASYGQKLYERRGCKTCHSIDGTKVGYVGPTWKDLAGTSRPLANGDEVLADENYLRESILNPKAKIAAGYQPVMPSYKGQLTDDDIYSLVEYIKSLSESGSGGEAEADAGEGTEEDTSPGANDEQAGDEAAQ, encoded by the coding sequence ATGTTGAATATGATTCCTGCTGCGATCATGCCGCTTGCGGACTACACCGATAGCAAGCTGTCGTTCTTTCCAGAGTCGGCATCGACGTTTTCGTCGGATTCTGACTGGATCTTCTACTTCATCTCCATCGTCGCGTTGATCTTTTTCATCGCGATCGTAATTGCCCTGTTTGGGTTCACGGTGAAGTACAAGAAAGCGAAAGGCATGGCTGCCGAAAGCCAAACCGATCACAACACGACGATCGAGTTGGTTTGGTCAATCGGTCCTTCGTTCCTGTTGATCGTGATGTTCTACTTCGGTGCCCAAGGCTACCTCGCCCACCGCACGATTCCCGAGGGCTCTTACGAGCTTGGCGTCGATGCTTACAAATGGGGCTGGGGAATCAATTACGGCAAGTTTGTCATTCACCCTGAATTGCACGTCGTCGCTGGCGAGCCAACGAAGTTGACGATGACCAGTAGCGATGTCATCCACAGTCTTTACATCCCCGCGTTCCGCGTCAAAAAAGACATCGTTCCGGGGCGGTACAACTACATGTGGTTTAAGGCGACCAAGCCAAGCGAAAAGGTCGTAACCGACGAAGAGCTCGAACAGTTGGCAGCCAAAGACGCCGAGACAAATGCCAGTTGGAACTATGACGAGCGTCAGTTCACCCCCGACGGGTACACCTTCTACGATTTGTACTGCACCGAATATTGCGGAACGAATCACTCCGAAATGCAAACCGTCGTCGTGGTCCACGAAACCCGCGCCGACCTTGACGCCTGGATCAAGAAATACAGCAAACGGGCATCAACCGAGTCGCCCGCCAGCTATGGCCAAAAGCTGTATGAACGACGTGGTTGCAAGACCTGTCATTCGATCGACGGTACCAAAGTCGGCTACGTCGGCCCGACTTGGAAGGACTTGGCCGGGACCTCCCGACCGCTTGCAAATGGCGACGAAGTTCTCGCGGACGAAAACTACCTTCGTGAGTCCATCCTGAATCCGAAGGCCAAGATCGCCGCGGGTTATCAGCCGGTCATGCCCAGTTACAAAGGGCAACTAACCGACGACGATATCTACAGTCTCGTCGAATATATCAAGTCACTCAGCGAATCCGGCTCCGGTGGTGAAGCCGAAGCCGATGCCGGCGAAGGCACCGAAGAAGACACGTCGCCCGGGGCGAATGACGAACAAGCCGGTGATGAAGCCGCACAATAG
- a CDS encoding ATP-dependent Clp protease adaptor ClpS has translation MSENDVVVAEPTTEEKTATKNKKRTKPKRQPMYNVILWDDSDHSYQYVVMMMRKLFRHPVEKGFEIATEVDFRGKAICLTTTLEHAELKRDQIHAFGKDDLIPRCKGSMSATIEPVEG, from the coding sequence ATGTCAGAAAATGATGTCGTGGTGGCTGAGCCGACCACCGAAGAAAAGACGGCGACCAAAAATAAGAAACGTACGAAGCCGAAACGCCAACCGATGTACAACGTCATCCTTTGGGATGACTCCGATCATAGCTATCAATACGTCGTCATGATGATGCGGAAACTGTTCCGCCACCCGGTCGAAAAGGGGTTCGAGATCGCGACCGAAGTTGATTTTCGGGGGAAGGCGATTTGTTTGACCACCACCCTGGAACATGCCGAACTAAAACGAGACCAGATTCACGCCTTTGGCAAAGACGACCTAATTCCGCGTTGCAAGGGCAGTATGTCCGCGACGATCGAACCGGTCGAAGGATAA
- a CDS encoding cytochrome c oxidase subunit 3 yields MATTDAGHAATADHSADSHGHDHDHPSYLAHHFDTPEQQFDSGKLGMWIFLVTEVLFFSGMFCAYAIFRAWRPEVFEGCSQFLNTKLGAINTGVLLFSSFTMAWAVRASQLEEHKKTAILIASTLSCAMIFLGVKAIEYSHKWHMGLLPAGLFSYDPNNPHPEGGPNYLAYICAPFAIATVGIAIWLVVSFVRGAKFQFAVAKPILVVFLCFFVGVGLGTILESGSGGEHAAHAEGEHHDASEHSADEHHADEHSEGEHASEEASVAEASPAESGEAISGLVAPGAMVASDDNLNVVKRLASDNTNTGLQSELAARQAQDEMSYGAITYNVSDDSSATVASTEDDVMRKSRAGVFFSIYYCMTGVHAIHILAGIGVLIWLLVRAMREDFNKNYFGPVDYVGLYWHLVDLIWIYLFPLMYLIR; encoded by the coding sequence ATGGCTACCACTGATGCCGGGCACGCCGCCACGGCCGACCATTCAGCCGATTCACATGGTCACGATCACGACCATCCGTCGTACCTCGCCCACCACTTCGATACCCCAGAGCAACAGTTCGATAGTGGCAAGCTGGGAATGTGGATTTTCCTGGTCACTGAAGTCTTATTCTTCAGCGGAATGTTTTGCGCCTACGCGATCTTTCGGGCTTGGCGTCCGGAGGTGTTCGAAGGCTGCAGCCAGTTTTTGAACACCAAACTCGGTGCGATTAACACCGGCGTCCTGCTATTCAGCTCCTTCACGATGGCTTGGGCCGTTCGTGCTTCGCAGCTCGAAGAGCACAAAAAGACAGCCATCTTGATCGCGTCGACGCTCAGTTGTGCGATGATCTTTTTGGGTGTCAAGGCGATCGAATACTCGCACAAATGGCACATGGGCTTGCTGCCTGCCGGATTGTTCAGCTACGACCCGAACAATCCGCACCCCGAAGGTGGACCGAATTATCTGGCCTACATCTGCGCCCCGTTTGCGATCGCGACCGTGGGAATCGCAATCTGGTTGGTCGTCAGCTTCGTTCGGGGCGCGAAGTTCCAATTCGCCGTTGCTAAACCGATCCTGGTTGTCTTCTTGTGCTTCTTCGTCGGTGTCGGCCTTGGTACCATTCTTGAGTCTGGTTCCGGTGGTGAGCACGCCGCCCACGCCGAAGGCGAGCATCACGACGCTAGCGAACACAGCGCGGATGAACACCACGCAGATGAACACAGTGAGGGCGAGCACGCGTCCGAAGAAGCATCCGTTGCCGAAGCTTCCCCGGCCGAGTCAGGAGAAGCAATCTCTGGTCTGGTCGCCCCGGGCGCAATGGTCGCCAGTGATGACAACCTGAACGTTGTCAAACGATTGGCATCGGACAACACCAACACGGGCTTGCAGAGCGAACTCGCCGCACGCCAAGCCCAAGACGAGATGTCCTACGGGGCAATCACGTACAACGTCAGCGATGATAGCTCGGCGACAGTTGCGTCGACAGAAGACGACGTGATGCGTAAAAGTCGAGCGGGTGTCTTCTTCAGCATTTACTACTGCATGACCGGCGTCCACGCGATCCACATTCTCGCGGGGATCGGTGTTTTGATTTGGTTGCTCGTCAGGGCAATGCGAGAAGACTTCAACAAGAACTACTTTGGTCCGGTTGATTACGTCGGTTTGTACTGGCACTTGGTCGACTTGATTTGGATCTATCTCTTCCCGTTGATGTACCTGATTCGATAA
- a CDS encoding DUF5722 domain-containing protein, with translation MRIETWGGAALCLGCQVILLANLNASGQQFALDLDELAHRNHHVELTHERSVGNQQAVTFRTQGTDPFVWFRLPSLPSKSRDWILEAEYFCPSGIKHLEWRMGDNAGLSPIWHLPPVPKAEGWTRYTVNLNELLGEQLPASNAISVRVDLGARPDVRLNIRRAIIRPISDHEEALQRTARERRVAKEQLAKRIADHHSRSWPATINRVRPSGDRMIVVGQGPPSDGAVVIVAREPHEIAANPIERRSDGKVWPVKKAVGTGEFEMELAIGGQDWLPGTRLQLASLVDGGYEPISAEVYPEIATNVRRNAPPKLHAAKGLTCVDTRFSSQMLRDLGLKHASVNMLLNRLVSASPRQGWEKRSIAGKTWWVNEQRLVGYDRNIERARKAGCVVAGILLIHPEGRSDENETGSLTHPEASDEGSYTMPNLTSRESVRLYAAILEVLAERYGGANPDRRIDHWIAHNEVDYGWQWTNMGEQPMDVFTDHYLRSMRLIDAVTRKHNPHAHVFISLTHRWNATDCLPWKTYPPRDMLSRLVEDTKQHGEFAWGVAYHPYPQSLWNADFWNDTHLDQTDQTPLITMKNLTVLDRWMHRSEVRKQDFSVRPVICSEQGYHAVEDQPEQLRTQSIALLKTWEILRQCPSILAYDYHRPVDHPNEGGLRLGLRGLPSAGHPIGKPKPAWDVFKAINTDDEAELRASLGE, from the coding sequence ATGAGAATCGAAACGTGGGGCGGTGCGGCCCTCTGTCTAGGATGCCAAGTCATCCTGCTTGCAAATCTTAACGCGAGCGGCCAGCAGTTTGCCTTGGATTTGGATGAGCTCGCTCATCGCAATCATCATGTCGAATTGACGCATGAACGCTCGGTCGGCAATCAACAAGCGGTCACGTTTCGGACTCAAGGCACCGACCCATTCGTTTGGTTTCGACTGCCGTCGTTGCCATCGAAGTCACGCGATTGGATTCTGGAAGCAGAATACTTCTGCCCATCCGGTATCAAGCACTTGGAATGGCGGATGGGGGACAATGCCGGCCTGTCTCCGATTTGGCATTTGCCACCGGTTCCAAAGGCGGAAGGCTGGACGCGCTACACCGTCAATTTAAATGAGCTGCTGGGCGAGCAATTGCCAGCTTCGAATGCCATTTCGGTTCGAGTCGACTTGGGGGCTCGCCCTGACGTGCGGTTGAATATTCGCCGAGCGATCATCCGGCCGATCAGTGACCACGAAGAGGCTTTGCAGCGTACCGCTCGCGAGCGTCGGGTCGCCAAAGAACAACTCGCGAAACGGATCGCCGACCATCACTCTCGTTCATGGCCGGCGACCATCAATCGAGTCCGCCCTAGTGGTGATCGAATGATCGTCGTCGGGCAGGGGCCACCGAGTGATGGGGCGGTGGTTATCGTCGCTCGTGAGCCTCATGAAATTGCAGCCAATCCGATTGAGAGGCGATCCGACGGGAAAGTTTGGCCAGTCAAAAAGGCTGTCGGAACGGGTGAGTTCGAAATGGAGCTAGCCATCGGCGGGCAAGACTGGCTGCCCGGCACACGATTGCAGTTGGCTAGCCTCGTCGATGGCGGCTACGAACCGATTTCCGCCGAGGTCTATCCGGAGATCGCGACGAACGTTCGGCGCAACGCGCCGCCGAAATTGCACGCAGCCAAAGGTTTGACCTGTGTCGATACGCGGTTTAGTTCACAGATGCTTCGTGACCTTGGTTTGAAACATGCTTCGGTCAACATGCTGCTCAACCGACTTGTAAGCGCATCGCCCAGGCAAGGATGGGAGAAGCGGTCGATCGCTGGAAAGACATGGTGGGTCAATGAGCAGCGTCTGGTCGGTTACGACCGCAACATTGAACGGGCGAGAAAAGCGGGCTGTGTGGTCGCAGGAATTCTGCTTATTCATCCTGAGGGCAGGTCAGATGAAAACGAGACGGGCAGCCTAACGCATCCCGAAGCCAGCGACGAAGGCAGTTACACCATGCCAAACCTGACCAGTCGCGAATCCGTTCGGCTGTACGCCGCCATCTTAGAGGTTTTGGCGGAACGCTACGGCGGAGCAAATCCAGATCGCCGGATCGACCACTGGATTGCGCACAACGAAGTCGACTATGGGTGGCAATGGACCAACATGGGAGAGCAGCCGATGGATGTGTTTACTGATCATTACCTGCGTTCGATGCGATTGATCGACGCGGTGACTCGGAAGCACAATCCACATGCGCACGTTTTTATCTCCCTCACCCATCGCTGGAATGCAACGGATTGTTTGCCATGGAAGACCTATCCGCCGCGAGACATGCTTTCACGCTTGGTCGAAGACACGAAGCAACACGGAGAGTTTGCTTGGGGGGTCGCCTATCATCCTTACCCTCAAAGTCTTTGGAACGCCGACTTTTGGAACGACACACATCTCGATCAGACAGACCAGACACCGTTAATCACAATGAAAAATCTGACGGTGTTAGACCGATGGATGCATCGTTCGGAAGTGCGAAAGCAAGATTTCAGCGTACGTCCGGTGATCTGCAGCGAACAGGGCTATCACGCCGTGGAGGATCAGCCGGAGCAACTGAGGACGCAGTCGATCGCTCTGTTAAAGACGTGGGAGATTCTGCGGCAATGCCCGTCGATTCTGGCGTACGACTATCACCGACCGGTCGACCACCCTAACGAAGGTGGGCTTCGGTTGGGGCTTCGCGGACTACCATCCGCCGGCCATCCGATCGGAAAGCCCAAACCGGCCTGGGATGTCTTCAAAGCCATTAACACCGATGACGAGGCGGAACTGCGGGCGTCGCTTGGCGAATGA